A window from Methylocystis sp. MJC1 encodes these proteins:
- a CDS encoding EAL and GGDEF domain-containing protein, with protein sequence MPDFSLSPEAERLRAEVEALRLANAAIQEQMSIDAARTDKMLRMMEAQAEALQEANRRQTNQADFTQRVMDTSSALMIVLGPEGRISQVNRRFRVDLRAPEGEIAGRVLDDWLPLEERNRLEQSLARLPWPAHSPLFERVRCSGSYAAEHRLLAKDGQYRFYWVEATLQHDPKGKEEGAVVCATDITAIKKQHDALLDSERQLKEAQRIAQIGRWELDLTTGEVIQQSDELLQIWELSEPPRRYEDCLALIHPDDRQAVDEAFQESIRDRRLFSASCRLLLAGGRIKWVQLRGVMLGGENGRPLRANGTLQDVTAQRQTDEQLSLAASVFETSLNGVVITDAEARIIRVNPAFSRILGYEPDEVIGKKTSIFKSKRHDPTFFKQLWAKLSSEGEWHGEIWDRRKDGESIPLWQNISAVRDKRGSVKNYISVFYDLTEQKRSAAHIHHLAYYDSLTDLPNRQLFNERCEQAMKMAQRTGRRMCLLFLDLDRFKYINDSLGHPVGDALLRAVAQRLVQNLRQGATIARLGGDEFVLLLQNARGPEDGQEVAAKIIAVLSRPFVVQGHRLEVGASIGVSCYPGDGEDAATLIKNADLAMYQAKEEGRGKFLFYKSHLTDQAQERQFLEGELRKALEQSELFLQYQPQVDLADGRLVGSEALLRWRHPERGVIAPDKFIPIAEETGLIIQLGEWALRTACRQAMEWMHKGLGLHPIAVNISGVQIERSDLVGAVADILAETGLPAEFLELEITETYVMRQAQENVNVLDGLRSFGVSLAIDDFGTGQSSLAYLKRLPVNKLKIDRSFVSDLPSGENEAAIARAIVALGHSLHLKVLAEGIETAAQAEFLRELGCDEAQGFLFSRPIDASAMEGLFVQHGAPAALNHLLPRSGPAGEKPGGRHRRRA encoded by the coding sequence ATGCCTGATTTTTCGCTCTCACCTGAAGCCGAGCGTCTGCGCGCCGAAGTCGAGGCGCTTCGCCTGGCCAACGCCGCCATTCAGGAGCAGATGAGCATCGACGCCGCGCGGACGGACAAGATGCTGCGCATGATGGAGGCGCAGGCGGAAGCCTTGCAGGAAGCCAACCGGCGCCAAACCAATCAGGCTGATTTCACCCAGCGCGTCATGGACACATCCAGCGCCTTGATGATCGTTCTGGGACCCGAGGGGCGGATCAGCCAGGTCAATCGACGCTTCCGCGTCGACCTGCGCGCCCCGGAGGGCGAAATCGCGGGCCGCGTTCTCGACGACTGGCTGCCGCTGGAGGAAAGAAACCGTCTCGAGCAGTCGCTTGCCCGCCTGCCCTGGCCGGCGCATTCGCCCTTGTTCGAGCGCGTGCGCTGCTCGGGCTCCTATGCGGCCGAACATCGGCTGCTCGCAAAAGATGGGCAGTATCGTTTCTATTGGGTGGAAGCGACCCTCCAGCACGATCCCAAGGGCAAGGAGGAAGGGGCCGTCGTCTGCGCCACCGACATCACCGCGATCAAGAAGCAACACGACGCGCTGCTCGACAGCGAGCGGCAGCTCAAGGAAGCGCAACGCATCGCCCAAATCGGCCGCTGGGAGCTGGATCTGACCACTGGCGAGGTGATCCAACAGTCCGACGAATTGCTTCAGATCTGGGAGTTGAGCGAGCCGCCGCGCCGATATGAGGATTGTCTGGCCCTCATCCATCCAGACGACCGCCAGGCGGTGGACGAGGCCTTCCAGGAGTCGATCCGTGATCGCCGCCTTTTCAGCGCGAGCTGCCGTCTGCTTCTGGCGGGCGGCCGGATAAAATGGGTGCAGCTCCGGGGCGTAATGCTTGGCGGCGAAAACGGAAGGCCGTTACGGGCAAACGGAACGCTGCAGGACGTCACGGCCCAGCGGCAAACCGACGAACAGCTGAGCCTCGCCGCCAGCGTTTTTGAAACCAGCCTGAACGGCGTCGTGATCACCGACGCAGAGGCCAGGATCATCAGGGTCAATCCCGCCTTCAGCCGTATTCTCGGTTATGAGCCCGATGAGGTCATCGGGAAGAAAACGAGCATCTTCAAATCGAAGCGGCATGATCCCACCTTCTTCAAGCAACTGTGGGCCAAGCTGTCGAGCGAAGGCGAATGGCACGGCGAAATCTGGGATCGCCGTAAGGATGGCGAGAGCATCCCACTTTGGCAGAATATTTCCGCCGTGCGCGATAAGCGCGGCAGCGTGAAGAATTACATCAGCGTCTTTTACGACCTCACTGAGCAGAAGCGTTCGGCCGCGCATATCCACCACCTGGCCTACTACGACTCCCTCACCGATCTTCCCAACCGCCAGCTGTTCAACGAACGCTGCGAACAGGCCATGAAGATGGCGCAGCGGACCGGGAGAAGGATGTGTCTGCTCTTTCTCGACCTGGACCGGTTCAAATATATCAACGACAGCCTGGGCCATCCGGTCGGCGACGCGCTCCTGCGCGCCGTTGCGCAACGGTTGGTGCAGAACCTGCGCCAGGGCGCCACAATCGCCCGGCTGGGCGGCGACGAATTCGTCCTGCTGCTGCAAAACGCCCGCGGCCCCGAGGACGGCCAGGAGGTCGCCGCCAAAATTATCGCGGTCTTGTCGAGGCCCTTCGTCGTGCAAGGCCATCGGCTGGAGGTTGGCGCGTCGATTGGCGTCAGCTGTTACCCCGGCGACGGCGAAGATGCGGCGACGCTGATCAAGAACGCCGATCTCGCCATGTACCAAGCCAAGGAGGAAGGGCGCGGCAAGTTCCTGTTCTACAAATCGCATTTGACCGATCAGGCGCAGGAGCGGCAATTCCTGGAAGGCGAGCTGCGCAAGGCGCTGGAACAAAGCGAGCTGTTCCTCCAATACCAGCCGCAAGTCGATCTGGCCGACGGAAGGCTCGTCGGCTCGGAGGCGCTCTTGCGCTGGCGCCACCCCGAACGCGGCGTCATCGCACCGGATAAATTCATTCCGATCGCCGAGGAAACCGGGCTGATCATTCAGCTGGGCGAATGGGCCTTGCGCACCGCCTGCCGCCAGGCGATGGAATGGATGCACAAAGGATTGGGCTTGCATCCCATTGCCGTGAATATTTCCGGCGTTCAGATCGAGCGCTCGGATCTCGTTGGCGCGGTAGCGGATATTCTGGCGGAAACGGGATTGCCGGCGGAATTCCTGGAGCTGGAGATCACCGAAACCTATGTGATGCGGCAAGCCCAAGAGAACGTAAATGTCCTCGACGGCCTTCGCTCATTCGGCGTTTCCTTGGCGATTGACGATTTCGGAACGGGGCAGTCGTCTTTGGCCTATTTAAAGCGCCTGCCCGTAAACAAGCTCAAGATAGACCGGTCATTCGTCTCCGATCTTCCGAGCGGAGAGAATGAAGCGGCGATCGCCCGCGCGATCGTGGCGCTCGGCCACAGCCTGCATTTGAAGGTTCTCGCGGAAGGAATCGAAACGGCTGCTCAGGCCGAGTTCCTGAGAGAATTGGGCTGCGATGAAGCGCAAGGCTTTCTATTCAGCCGCCCCATCGACGCCTCGGCCATGGAGGGGTTGTTCGTGCAGCATGGCGCGCCAGCCGCGCTGAATCACCTCTTGCCGCGAAGCGGTCCGGCCGGTGAAAAGCCCGGCGGACGCCATCGACGCCGGGCTTAA
- a CDS encoding hydrogenase maturation protease — MNESPFTRRRHIVCFGNPLHGDDGFGPAVYERLAARKRPASLRLTEAGVPGPAALALFQDCDEVVIVDALAPAGSPGRVHRPSLASVVEEATPAAHGLGLGYVLRALAALPETMPAIEIIGAEVETLTPFHIGLSQPVTRAVDEVTAFLGRYFEAGGHA; from the coding sequence ATGAATGAAAGCCCTTTCACGAGGCGGCGCCATATCGTCTGCTTTGGCAATCCGCTGCATGGCGACGACGGCTTCGGCCCGGCTGTCTATGAACGACTTGCGGCGCGCAAGCGCCCGGCCAGCCTGCGCCTGACGGAAGCAGGCGTCCCCGGCCCAGCGGCGTTGGCGCTGTTTCAAGACTGCGACGAAGTCGTCATCGTCGACGCGCTGGCGCCCGCAGGGAGCCCGGGGCGCGTGCATCGGCCCTCCCTGGCCTCGGTCGTGGAAGAAGCCACGCCGGCGGCTCACGGCCTCGGCCTCGGCTATGTCCTGCGCGCGCTCGCCGCGCTTCCCGAGACGATGCCGGCCATCGAGATCATCGGGGCGGAAGTCGAGACCCTCACGCCATTTCACATCGGACTTTCTCAGCCGGTAACGCGCGCCGTCGACGAGGTCACAGCGTTTCTCGGACGCTATTTCGAGGCAGGTGGCCATGCCTGA
- a CDS encoding nickel-dependent hydrogenase large subunit: MARVELNVSLNRVEGDLELAVTLDDSVVAEARTIGTMYRGFEQILIGRAPRDALVITPRVCGICGTAHLYSSALALERAWSAAPPPNATRIRNLCLMAEGIQNDLRQTFLFFTPDFCNPRYAAEPWFDEMMAAFEPFRGAIYLETLAVTRKVVQIVAHFGGQWPHSSYMAPGGVTLPADLRRISACRAVLDEAQRWYEQRIIGAPLERWLALDKAEDYFAWLDAPAHAASALGMLSRCVRALGLHRSAAGAKHMLSYGAWRDPSTIDADATLLASGFYDGETGAIAPLDQTQINEHVRHSWFRHYEGGRHPWNGETIPNYEPGGDRYTWSKAPRYGDKVVQTGPLAELLIGGDPLIASLNALEGGGAWLRQFARARRIAHEFLHARRMLDQLAADLDGEHFVPPANESDGDGYGLIMAARGALGHWIKIRDGVIEKYQIVTPTAWNASPRDSAGQPGHWEQSLVGVEVRDPDDPVEIGHIIRSHDPCLVCTVHMLDTGRKVHFGA, encoded by the coding sequence ATGGCGCGCGTCGAGCTCAATGTCAGCCTCAATCGCGTCGAGGGCGATCTCGAACTCGCCGTGACTCTGGACGATAGCGTGGTGGCGGAAGCCCGCACCATCGGCACGATGTACCGTGGCTTCGAGCAGATTCTCATCGGCCGGGCGCCGCGCGACGCCCTTGTGATCACGCCGCGCGTCTGCGGCATTTGCGGAACGGCGCATCTCTATTCGTCTGCGCTCGCTTTGGAGCGCGCCTGGAGCGCGGCTCCGCCGCCCAACGCCACGCGCATCCGCAATCTCTGCCTGATGGCGGAAGGCATTCAGAACGACCTGCGCCAGACCTTCCTGTTCTTCACGCCCGACTTCTGCAATCCACGCTACGCCGCCGAACCCTGGTTCGACGAAATGATGGCGGCCTTCGAGCCGTTTCGCGGAGCGATCTATCTCGAGACCCTCGCGGTGACGCGGAAGGTCGTGCAGATCGTGGCGCATTTCGGCGGGCAGTGGCCGCACTCCTCCTACATGGCCCCCGGCGGCGTGACGCTTCCGGCCGATCTGCGCCGGATTTCCGCCTGCCGCGCCGTGCTGGACGAAGCGCAACGCTGGTATGAGCAGCGCATCATCGGCGCGCCGCTCGAGCGCTGGCTGGCGCTCGACAAGGCGGAGGACTATTTCGCCTGGCTCGACGCGCCCGCCCATGCGGCGAGCGCGCTCGGCATGCTCAGCCGCTGCGTGCGCGCGTTGGGGCTGCATCGCTCCGCGGCGGGCGCCAAACATATGTTGAGCTATGGAGCGTGGCGCGATCCTTCGACGATCGACGCCGACGCCACTCTCCTGGCGTCGGGCTTTTACGACGGCGAAACGGGGGCGATCGCGCCGCTCGATCAGACGCAGATCAACGAGCATGTGCGCCATTCCTGGTTCCGGCACTATGAAGGCGGCCGCCATCCATGGAACGGCGAAACCATCCCCAATTACGAGCCCGGCGGCGATCGCTACACATGGTCCAAGGCGCCGCGCTATGGCGACAAGGTCGTCCAGACGGGCCCGCTCGCCGAATTGCTGATCGGCGGCGATCCCCTGATCGCCTCGCTCAACGCATTGGAAGGCGGCGGCGCCTGGTTGCGGCAATTCGCGCGGGCGCGGCGCATCGCCCATGAATTCCTGCATGCGCGGCGCATGCTCGACCAACTTGCCGCCGATCTCGATGGCGAGCATTTCGTTCCGCCCGCCAATGAATCAGATGGCGACGGCTACGGCCTGATCATGGCGGCGCGCGGCGCGCTCGGCCATTGGATCAAGATCAGGGACGGCGTCATCGAGAAATATCAAATCGTCACGCCGACCGCCTGGAACGCTTCGCCGCGCGACAGCGCCGGCCAGCCCGGCCATTGGGAACAGAGCCTGGTCGGCGTCGAGGTGCGCGACCCTGACGATCCCGTCGAGATCGGTCATATCATCCGATCCCACGACCCTTGCCTCGTTTGCACGGTCCATATGCTGGACACCGGAAGGAAGGTTCATTTCGGCGCATGA
- a CDS encoding NADH:ubiquinone oxidoreductase translates to MKTLFWLQTGACGGDSLAILSAEAPSFEQLFASCGIELLWHPSISHAPMKRYDALIDGIASGVQKLDILCVEGSIITAPRGTGLFDSYRGRARMEIARALAQRANFVVAMGTCASFGGVHAASPNPADCIGLQFDRETPGGLFPADWRAGSGLPVINIAGCPAHPHAMTQTLAAIAQDLPLALDALNRPSAFFSTLAHQGCTRNEYHEYDVEDLELGGRACLFYNLGCQGPLTQAVCNSDLWNGVNSKTRAGVPCFGCTAPNFPRETDLFATAKIGDIPLRLPVGVERARYMAYKNLARAAAPARVRDKKMDV, encoded by the coding sequence GTGAAAACCTTGTTCTGGTTGCAGACCGGGGCTTGCGGCGGGGATTCGCTTGCGATTCTGAGCGCTGAAGCCCCGAGCTTCGAGCAGCTTTTCGCCTCCTGCGGGATCGAGCTGCTCTGGCATCCCTCCATCTCGCATGCGCCGATGAAGCGTTATGACGCGCTGATCGACGGCATTGCGTCGGGCGTCCAAAAGCTCGACATCCTGTGCGTCGAGGGCAGCATCATCACCGCCCCGCGCGGCACCGGCCTTTTCGACAGCTACCGGGGCCGGGCGCGCATGGAGATCGCGCGCGCGCTCGCCCAGCGCGCGAATTTCGTTGTCGCCATGGGCACTTGCGCCAGTTTCGGCGGCGTCCACGCGGCGAGCCCCAACCCCGCCGATTGCATCGGCCTGCAATTCGACCGGGAGACGCCGGGCGGCCTTTTCCCCGCGGACTGGCGCGCAGGTTCGGGCCTGCCCGTCATCAATATCGCCGGTTGCCCGGCGCATCCCCACGCCATGACCCAGACGCTGGCGGCGATTGCCCAGGACCTGCCGCTCGCCCTCGATGCGCTGAACCGGCCGAGCGCCTTTTTCAGCACTTTGGCGCACCAAGGCTGTACGCGGAACGAATACCACGAATACGACGTTGAGGACTTGGAGCTCGGCGGCCGCGCCTGCCTGTTCTACAATCTCGGCTGCCAGGGCCCGCTGACCCAGGCGGTCTGCAACAGCGATCTTTGGAACGGCGTCAACAGCAAGACGCGGGCGGGCGTCCCCTGCTTCGGCTGCACGGCGCCCAATTTCCCCCGCGAAACGGACCTCTTCGCAACGGCGAAGATCGGCGACATTCCGCTGCGCCTGCCTGTCGGCGTCGAGCGCGCCCGCTACATGGCTTATAAGAATCTCGCCCGCGCCGCCGCGCCCGCGCGCGTCCGGGACAAGAAGATGGACGTCTGA
- a CDS encoding YkgJ family cysteine cluster protein — MREDGPASFFRATSRAFGDTVAVHRNQADLIGALCAQAFDLFEKNVVIQAEGAPAIACHGECAACCRLRVVATAPEVFLLARFVDVNARAFEARGIDLPRRIAEATETVGSLDEASRLAAKHYCPLIEKDLCIAYRLRPLACRGHAALDKLACVAAAEGEGDEATISTPHLVVRSLVQNAMMNALRQSGLAWGLYEVTTALEIALRAPTAIEAWLGGEDPLSPALIAEFDLGEAAALFDGVA; from the coding sequence ATGCGCGAGGACGGGCCCGCTTCCTTCTTCCGGGCGACAAGCCGTGCGTTCGGCGATACGGTCGCCGTGCACCGCAATCAGGCTGATCTCATCGGCGCCCTTTGCGCGCAGGCTTTCGACCTTTTCGAGAAAAATGTCGTCATCCAGGCGGAAGGCGCGCCAGCGATCGCCTGTCATGGCGAATGCGCGGCGTGCTGCCGTCTTCGCGTCGTCGCGACGGCGCCCGAAGTTTTCCTGTTGGCCCGTTTCGTCGACGTCAATGCCCGGGCATTCGAGGCGCGGGGGATCGACCTCCCGCGCCGCATCGCCGAGGCGACGGAAACGGTCGGGAGCCTGGATGAAGCGTCGCGCTTGGCGGCCAAGCACTATTGTCCGCTGATCGAGAAAGACCTCTGCATCGCCTATCGGCTCCGTCCGCTTGCATGCCGCGGTCATGCCGCGTTGGATAAGCTGGCCTGCGTTGCGGCGGCCGAGGGCGAGGGAGACGAGGCGACCATATCGACGCCGCATCTGGTCGTGCGCAGCCTCGTCCAAAACGCCATGATGAACGCCTTGCGCCAGTCGGGCCTCGCCTGGGGACTATACGAGGTTACCACAGCGCTGGAGATCGCCTTGCGGGCGCCCACGGCGATCGAGGCCTGGCTCGGCGGCGAAGACCCTTTATCTCCCGCGCTCATTGCTGAATTCGACCTTGGCGAGGCCGCCGCGCTTTTCGACGGGGTCGCGTAA
- a CDS encoding TonB-dependent receptor, translating to MVLRIINHTRKLSALKAGASIPLLLLLAHDAVAQTTLPSIEVGAQGTNASARSRARNAGAPSNPDPARAASQEKLSGPIIGAVPHTPSTTYRVDQRGIQLATGAGGANPLRAVSFLPSVDAPPIDAYGLVNLPGGLKGIRIRGEVSSHGAGMVLVDGLPINGINPGPGSTFIIDNENFESIDLYQGPIPSNINSYLTIPGVIDSRLRWGAEKFGAEVSQSVGSSSFLRTFARVDTGAFLNGTTKVFLSGSWTDAHQWRGPGKAPQGKSGFAVGIETKPTDYVDAKVFIAKSSYDANTYAGLNYDQVRQLNSYRYYNFSPVSNRVPALAANYYNYNVQSFDSWTALGEFTLHVNDTTSVVVKPYYFREDGYYLDGMANGQIRNWLINHDSWGVTSEIKSRLYDTDVTLGHWYGVQNLPGPPSAWKMYTPNVLGGLTAPNWSLLAQQTGSHVNNSVYGIASRDFGPLHATGGVRYNWETMAGIDARSATGLGAYSYDMALALSPGVLTTRSVNSFTVGAFLPFGSLAYDVNKDLQLKVSAAGGYGGPSFDVWPAYQQNFAAFLKNGITADQAWSQIRPETSAQVDVSARWSFNESFGSGYIQPTFYYSRNHNKGVAYDPGIGVSYSQNVGESESYGAQAIGHYTPVDGIDLFGSIGYQRATFVQDLPTFAMAPLLTRLNNQVKGRQLPDVPYWISTAGGNLRFSDFVFTPIVHIVGSRSGDTSGFQPIAGYATLDLHLGYERKLAFGTFNASLSVLNVFDTAYIGQISNSYYQQTSSSGIYFPGAPRTVVAKLGYRF from the coding sequence ATGGTTCTCCGCATCATCAACCACACGCGCAAGTTGTCGGCCCTGAAGGCCGGCGCCTCCATCCCTTTACTGCTTCTGCTTGCGCATGACGCCGTCGCCCAGACCACGCTCCCGTCGATCGAGGTGGGCGCGCAGGGGACAAATGCGAGCGCCCGCAGCCGCGCGAGAAACGCCGGCGCCCCTTCAAATCCCGATCCCGCGCGCGCGGCATCGCAGGAGAAACTTTCGGGCCCCATCATCGGCGCCGTCCCGCACACGCCATCCACAACCTATCGCGTCGATCAACGGGGCATTCAGCTCGCAACCGGCGCGGGCGGCGCGAACCCGCTCCGCGCGGTCTCCTTCCTGCCCTCGGTCGATGCGCCGCCGATCGACGCCTATGGTCTCGTCAATCTGCCGGGCGGCTTGAAAGGCATCCGCATTCGCGGCGAGGTCAGCAGCCATGGCGCTGGCATGGTCCTCGTCGACGGCCTGCCGATCAACGGCATTAATCCCGGCCCCGGATCGACCTTTATCATCGACAACGAAAACTTCGAGTCGATTGATCTCTATCAGGGCCCGATTCCGTCGAACATCAACTCCTATCTCACCATTCCGGGCGTCATCGACAGCCGCCTCAGATGGGGCGCGGAGAAATTCGGCGCAGAAGTGTCGCAATCGGTCGGCTCGTCGAGCTTCCTGAGAACCTTCGCCCGCGTCGACACCGGCGCCTTCCTCAACGGCACGACGAAAGTGTTCCTGTCGGGCTCCTGGACCGACGCGCATCAATGGCGCGGCCCCGGCAAGGCGCCGCAAGGGAAGTCGGGATTTGCGGTTGGAATCGAGACCAAACCCACCGACTATGTCGACGCGAAGGTTTTCATCGCCAAAAGCAGCTATGACGCGAACACTTATGCCGGCCTGAATTACGATCAGGTTCGGCAGCTCAACTCTTATCGCTATTACAATTTCTCGCCGGTTTCGAACCGGGTTCCGGCGCTCGCCGCCAATTACTACAACTACAATGTCCAATCTTTCGACAGTTGGACGGCGCTCGGCGAATTTACGCTCCACGTAAACGACACGACAAGCGTGGTGGTGAAGCCGTATTATTTCCGCGAAGACGGCTATTATCTCGACGGCATGGCCAACGGCCAGATTCGCAATTGGCTGATCAATCACGATAGCTGGGGCGTCACCAGCGAGATCAAGTCGCGGCTCTACGACACGGACGTCACGCTCGGCCATTGGTATGGCGTGCAGAATCTGCCCGGCCCGCCGTCGGCGTGGAAAATGTATACGCCCAATGTTCTCGGCGGACTGACGGCGCCGAACTGGTCGCTGCTCGCGCAGCAAACCGGGTCCCACGTCAACAATTCGGTCTATGGCATTGCGTCACGCGACTTCGGGCCGCTGCATGCGACGGGAGGCGTTCGCTACAATTGGGAGACGATGGCCGGCATCGACGCGCGCAGCGCGACGGGGCTCGGCGCCTATTCCTATGATATGGCGCTGGCGCTCTCGCCCGGCGTCCTCACGACGCGGAGCGTGAACAGCTTCACGGTCGGCGCATTCCTGCCGTTCGGCTCGCTCGCCTATGACGTGAACAAGGATTTGCAGCTCAAAGTGAGCGCGGCCGGCGGCTATGGCGGTCCCTCTTTCGACGTCTGGCCGGCTTATCAGCAGAACTTCGCCGCCTTTCTCAAGAACGGGATCACCGCCGATCAGGCCTGGAGCCAGATTCGCCCGGAAACATCCGCGCAGGTCGACGTCAGCGCCCGCTGGTCCTTCAATGAGTCGTTCGGCTCGGGCTACATTCAGCCGACGTTCTACTACTCCCGCAACCACAATAAGGGCGTGGCCTACGATCCCGGCATCGGCGTTTCCTACTCGCAGAATGTCGGCGAAAGCGAGAGTTACGGCGCCCAGGCGATCGGCCATTACACGCCCGTCGATGGCATCGATCTCTTTGGGTCGATCGGCTATCAGCGCGCAACTTTCGTTCAGGATCTCCCGACCTTCGCAATGGCGCCCTTGCTCACCCGTTTGAACAATCAGGTGAAGGGGCGCCAGCTCCCCGACGTGCCCTATTGGATCTCGACGGCCGGCGGCAATTTGCGCTTCTCGGATTTCGTCTTTACCCCCATTGTCCACATCGTCGGCTCGCGTTCGGGCGACACGTCGGGTTTCCAGCCCATCGCCGGCTATGCGACGCTCGATCTCCATCTGGGATATGAGCGCAAGCTCGCTTTCGGCACCTTCAACGCCAGCCTTTCGGTGCTGAATGTTTTCGACACGGCCTATATTGGCCAGATCAGCAACAGCTATTATCAGCAGACATCCAGCTCCGGAATTTACTTCCCCGGCGCGCCGCGCACGGTCGTCGCCAAATTGGGATATAGATTTTGA
- a CDS encoding ABC transporter ATP-binding protein, translating into MTSPTAALIAREIVFSRGERSVLAGVDMSVAPGEIVALLGANGAGKSTLFRILLGLLKPQSGGVELDGRPLAQLARRQLAKHVAYVPQGHTTPFPYLVSDVILLGRLPHSGLFAAPRPEDRETVEEIAALLGLTPLLSRPYTEISGGERQLVLLARALAQGARLLLLDEPLTGLDFGYQIRVLQLLSSLAAKGLGVLFSMHHPEHALRCASRAAVLMNGRIIADGPSTTVITAEMLERLYGVRITAPMDWPFCAFGNQIVA; encoded by the coding sequence GTGACGTCGCCAACTGCTGCGTTGATTGCCCGTGAGATTGTCTTTTCGCGCGGCGAGCGCTCGGTGCTCGCGGGCGTCGATATGTCGGTCGCTCCCGGAGAGATTGTCGCGCTTCTCGGCGCGAATGGCGCTGGCAAAAGCACATTGTTCCGGATTCTACTCGGCCTGTTGAAGCCGCAAAGCGGCGGCGTCGAACTCGACGGCCGCCCCTTGGCGCAACTGGCGCGTCGTCAGCTCGCGAAGCACGTCGCCTATGTCCCGCAAGGGCATACGACGCCTTTCCCTTATCTTGTCTCGGATGTCATCCTGCTCGGCCGCTTGCCGCATTCCGGACTGTTCGCCGCCCCGCGTCCCGAGGATCGGGAAACAGTCGAAGAGATTGCGGCGCTGCTCGGTCTGACGCCATTGCTGTCGCGGCCCTATACGGAGATATCGGGCGGCGAACGGCAGCTCGTGCTTCTTGCCCGCGCCCTCGCGCAAGGCGCGCGCCTGCTGCTCCTCGACGAACCGCTCACCGGGCTCGACTTCGGCTATCAAATACGGGTTCTTCAACTGCTCTCCAGCCTCGCGGCGAAGGGCCTCGGGGTGTTGTTCAGCATGCATCACCCTGAGCATGCGCTCCGATGCGCGAGCCGCGCCGCGGTGCTCATGAATGGGCGCATCATCGCCGACGGCCCCTCGACAACTGTCATCACCGCCGAAATGCTCGAACGCCTTTACGGCGTGCGGATCACGGCGCCCATGGATTGGCCGTTTTGCGCGTTCGGAAATCAAATTGTGGCGTAA
- a CDS encoding FecCD family ABC transporter permease, producing the protein MSPLFLLVPALLATLLLALGVGRYPLPPVDILAYLASMLGLVDLPPERADLLHNLLVEIRLPRVLGAALIGAALSASGASFQAIFRNPLVSPGILGVLGGASFGAALGVLISGHWLVVQLAAFVMGVAAVFLGGLIANLYGRASIIVLVLGGMISGAFFSALLSLVKYAADPADRLPAIVYWLMGSLGALDLSQLTFASAPILVGVALLCALGRALDAMTMGDDEAASLGVSVTAVRYGVIGLATLISSLSVSLAGMVGWIGLVVPHVARLLIGPLNRRLIPASALLGAIFLILADCLSRTIAYAEIPIGVITELLGVPAFILVLRHARRGWL; encoded by the coding sequence TTGAGCCCCCTCTTTCTTCTCGTCCCCGCCCTGCTCGCCACGCTGCTGTTGGCGCTCGGCGTCGGGCGCTATCCGCTCCCGCCAGTCGATATTCTTGCCTACCTCGCGTCGATGCTCGGCCTTGTCGATCTCCCGCCCGAGCGCGCTGATCTCCTGCACAATCTCCTTGTCGAAATCCGTCTGCCGCGCGTGCTCGGCGCCGCGCTCATCGGCGCCGCTCTGTCGGCTTCGGGCGCGTCTTTCCAGGCAATCTTCCGCAATCCGCTCGTCTCGCCGGGGATTCTCGGCGTGCTCGGCGGCGCGAGCTTTGGCGCCGCATTGGGCGTGCTGATTTCGGGCCATTGGCTCGTCGTGCAGCTCGCGGCTTTCGTGATGGGCGTCGCCGCCGTCTTTCTTGGCGGGCTCATCGCCAATCTCTATGGGCGGGCCTCGATCATCGTGCTGGTTCTCGGCGGCATGATCTCGGGGGCTTTTTTCAGCGCGCTTCTGTCGCTCGTGAAATATGCCGCGGACCCCGCCGATCGCCTGCCCGCCATCGTCTATTGGCTGATGGGCAGTCTCGGCGCGCTCGATCTTTCGCAGCTTACCTTTGCCTCCGCGCCGATTCTTGTGGGTGTCGCGCTTCTCTGCGCGCTCGGTCGTGCGCTGGATGCGATGACCATGGGCGACGACGAGGCCGCCTCGCTCGGCGTGTCCGTGACCGCTGTGAGATATGGCGTGATTGGCCTTGCCACGCTCATCTCTTCGCTGTCGGTCTCTCTCGCCGGCATGGTCGGCTGGATCGGCCTTGTCGTGCCGCATGTCGCGCGGCTCTTGATTGGACCGCTCAACCGTCGCCTCATTCCCGCGAGCGCTTTGCTCGGCGCGATCTTTCTCATTCTCGCCGATTGTCTCTCCCGCACGATCGCTTATGCGGAAATCCCCATCGGAGTTATCACGGAACTCCTCGGCGTGCCGGCCTTTATCCTTGTCCTGCGGCATGCGCGGAGGGGTTGGTTGTGA